From Micromonospora rhizosphaerae, the proteins below share one genomic window:
- a CDS encoding PKD domain-containing protein: MRKATLIALRLIVLATASSALTLEAGVARADPAPPPITTPPAASATRPPAEAIVDVVEPIEPCSDWSLQSTYGDTWPTDSTWWEYTCRFHGISEPEADVRIDYYYWDSTQAKSVYYGQRFLTWDWWYGSGFCLYWWNQATNQWYGPYGCAESTTPPTASLTVSCSWLSCSFDASASSDSDGTIQGYSWDFGDGATFGSDTSAATHTYPAAGTYTVRLEVIDDAGAFDNVAQAVTVAAPPNAPPTASFTLACSGLSCSFDGASSADSDGTITTYGWTFGDGSSGNGVNAQHVYTQSGSYPVTLTVTDNADATGADTQTVTVVAPPNAPPTASSTVSCSGLSCSFDGAGSADSDGAITTYRWNFGDGTSGNGVSIEHVYAQLGSYPVTLTVTDNAGATTTTAKAVTLIGLTARGYKVRGVEKVDLSWNESGASFDVYRNGAKIATVAGSGYTDIIGKSGPGSYTYQVCQATTAICSNQVTVTS, translated from the coding sequence ATGCGCAAGGCCACGCTGATCGCGCTGCGATTGATCGTCCTGGCTACGGCGTCGTCGGCCCTGACGTTGGAAGCCGGTGTGGCGCGGGCGGACCCGGCGCCCCCGCCGATCACCACGCCGCCCGCGGCCAGTGCCACGCGACCACCGGCGGAGGCGATCGTCGACGTGGTTGAACCCATTGAACCGTGCAGCGACTGGTCCTTGCAGAGCACATACGGAGATACATGGCCGACAGATTCCACGTGGTGGGAGTACACCTGCAGATTCCATGGCATTAGCGAACCCGAGGCGGATGTCCGGATCGATTACTACTACTGGGACAGCACGCAGGCGAAGAGTGTGTACTACGGCCAACGGTTCCTCACGTGGGATTGGTGGTACGGCTCCGGGTTTTGCCTGTACTGGTGGAACCAGGCCACAAACCAGTGGTACGGACCGTACGGGTGCGCCGAGAGCACCACGCCTCCCACGGCCAGCCTCACCGTCAGCTGCTCGTGGCTGAGCTGTAGCTTCGACGCCAGCGCCTCGAGTGACAGCGACGGGACCATCCAGGGTTACAGCTGGGACTTCGGCGACGGCGCCACCTTCGGCAGCGACACGAGCGCAGCCACCCACACGTACCCTGCGGCCGGCACTTACACCGTGCGACTGGAGGTGATCGACGACGCCGGGGCCTTCGATAATGTCGCCCAGGCCGTTACGGTCGCCGCTCCGCCGAATGCGCCTCCGACCGCCAGCTTCACCTTGGCCTGCTCCGGATTGAGCTGCAGCTTCGACGGCGCGTCGTCGGCCGACAGCGATGGCACGATCACCACGTACGGCTGGACCTTCGGTGACGGCAGCAGTGGCAACGGTGTGAACGCCCAGCACGTCTACACCCAGTCGGGCAGCTACCCGGTGACACTGACCGTGACCGACAACGCCGACGCCACCGGCGCCGACACGCAGACTGTTACGGTCGTCGCCCCGCCGAACGCGCCCCCCACGGCCAGTTCCACCGTCAGCTGCTCCGGGCTGAGCTGTAGCTTCGACGGCGCAGGATCGGCCGACAGCGACGGCGCGATCACCACGTACCGTTGGAACTTCGGCGACGGTACCAGTGGCAACGGTGTGAGTATCGAGCACGTCTACGCGCAATTGGGCAGCTACCCGGTGACGCTGACGGTGACCGACAACGCCGGCGCCACCACCACGACAGCCAAAGCCGTCACCCTCATCGGCCTTACGGCCCGGGGTTACAAGGTCAGGGGTGTCGAGAAGGTTGACCTGTCGTGGAACGAATCTGGCGCGAGCTTCGACGTCTACCGTAACGGCGCGAAGATCGCCACCGTGGCGGGCAGCGGCTACACCGACATCATCGGTAAGTCCGGCCCGGGCAGCTACACGTACCAGGTCTGCCAGGCGACCACCGCGATCTGCTCCAACCAGGTGACGGTCACGTCTTGA
- a CDS encoding DMT family transporter, translated as MGPALCLLSAACFGAMAIFGKLAYAAGVSPEALLLARFGFAAGLLAMLLLLRPGLRRDPASPDRRTGPARVTLGLLVTALGLGAVGYATQASLYFAALEVMDASLLSLVFYTYPLLVTLTAVLLGRDRLTPGRCAALVAASCGTLLVLLGTGGVDFHPLGATLAFGAAVTYTVYILVADTVVHRLPPVMLSALVMAGAAFTLGARAIVRGGVDLSFGLRGWFWLACIAVVSTVLAMLTFFAGLRRTGPSTAAILSTFEPVVTTALAALTLDEILTSVQITGGLLVLSSVAALQVQRTHPGHRGAVPHRVPNRPDLDNPKQPVSIS; from the coding sequence ATGGGTCCCGCACTGTGCCTTCTGTCAGCCGCGTGCTTCGGCGCCATGGCGATCTTCGGGAAGCTCGCGTACGCCGCGGGCGTCTCGCCTGAAGCGCTGCTCTTGGCGCGCTTCGGCTTTGCCGCCGGCCTGCTGGCGATGCTGCTGCTCCTGCGACCGGGTCTGCGGCGCGACCCTGCGAGCCCAGACCGAAGGACGGGTCCCGCTCGAGTGACCCTGGGTCTGCTGGTGACGGCCCTCGGCCTGGGCGCCGTCGGGTACGCCACCCAGGCGTCCCTGTATTTCGCGGCCTTGGAGGTGATGGACGCCTCGCTGCTGTCCCTGGTCTTCTACACATACCCGCTGCTGGTCACCCTCACGGCTGTCCTGCTGGGCCGGGACCGCCTGACACCCGGCCGCTGCGCCGCACTGGTGGCCGCCTCCTGCGGGACGCTGCTCGTCCTCCTCGGTACCGGCGGTGTGGACTTCCACCCGCTCGGGGCGACCCTGGCGTTCGGCGCCGCTGTCACTTACACGGTCTACATCCTCGTTGCTGACACCGTCGTGCACCGGCTGCCACCGGTGATGCTGTCCGCGCTGGTGATGGCAGGGGCCGCCTTCACCCTGGGCGCACGCGCCATCGTGAGGGGCGGGGTCGACCTCAGCTTCGGGCTGCGGGGATGGTTCTGGCTCGCGTGCATCGCGGTCGTCTCCACCGTCTTGGCGATGCTGACCTTCTTCGCCGGCCTGCGGCGGACGGGCCCTTCGACTGCAGCCATCCTGTCGACGTTCGAACCGGTCGTCACCACGGCGCTGGCGGCGCTCACGCTCGACGAGATCCTCACCTCCGTGCAGATAACGGGTGGCCTGCTCGTCCTGTCGTCCGTGGCCGCCCTGCAGGTGCAACGGACACACCCCGGACACCGCGGCGCAGTGCCACACCGGGTGCCGAACCGACCCGACCTCGACAACCCGAAACAGCCGGTCTCGATCAGCTAG
- a CDS encoding LysR family transcriptional regulator: MVTLDLRRLRLLRELEERGTLGAVALALGYSPSSVSQQLSVLEKEVGARLLEKAGRGVRLTDAGRLLAQHARVLLTAAEAASADLAALAGEVRGTVRAGGLQSAARRLLVPAVARMMVEHPHVRTEVSELELEQALPGLRLGAVDLVISDEYDGHPRPRPAGLRFTLLHEEPLKLVLSPGHRLAKHGGPIALSTLREEVWVASDAGTGHHDMVVGSCRSIGGYEPDVRHRSSDADVQLELVRTTGAVALLPALTLPAADPALAIRDIAEEKLGRRLVAVLRDGPAAPALAAFLAVVADQARNLEQNPTTNPALDTPT; encoded by the coding sequence ATGGTAACGCTGGATCTTCGTCGGCTCCGTCTGCTCCGCGAGCTCGAGGAACGAGGGACCCTGGGCGCGGTGGCCTTGGCTCTCGGCTACAGCCCTTCCTCGGTGTCCCAGCAGTTGAGCGTTCTGGAGAAGGAGGTAGGCGCGCGCCTGCTCGAGAAGGCCGGCCGTGGTGTGCGGCTCACCGACGCCGGGCGTCTGCTCGCACAGCACGCCCGGGTCCTGCTGACAGCAGCCGAGGCGGCGTCAGCGGACCTGGCCGCACTGGCCGGTGAGGTGCGGGGCACCGTGCGCGCCGGCGGTCTGCAGTCAGCGGCTCGTCGCCTGCTGGTTCCCGCAGTGGCACGCATGATGGTCGAGCACCCGCACGTACGCACCGAGGTCTCCGAGCTCGAACTCGAACAGGCGTTACCAGGACTGCGGCTCGGAGCGGTCGACCTGGTGATCAGCGACGAGTACGACGGTCACCCACGCCCCCGGCCGGCAGGGCTGCGGTTCACGCTCCTGCACGAGGAGCCACTGAAACTGGTCCTGTCACCCGGGCATCGGCTGGCCAAGCATGGCGGACCCATCGCATTGTCCACGCTGCGGGAAGAGGTCTGGGTAGCCTCCGACGCGGGCACCGGCCATCACGACATGGTCGTGGGAAGCTGCCGGTCCATCGGCGGCTACGAACCCGACGTACGGCACCGGTCCAGCGACGCGGACGTCCAGCTCGAACTCGTGCGCACCACCGGAGCCGTCGCGCTACTGCCGGCGCTGACACTGCCCGCAGCAGACCCAGCCCTTGCGATCCGTGACATCGCCGAGGAGAAGCTCGGACGTCGACTGGTCGCTGTCCTTCGAGACGGCCCCGCAGCCCCCGCGCTCGCGGCCTTCCTGGCCGTCGTGGCAGACCAGGCCCGCAATCTAGAGCAGAACCCGACGACTAACCCTGCGCTCGACACGCCGACATGA
- a CDS encoding MarR family winged helix-turn-helix transcriptional regulator — MDSGISESDFEMLAALAGAPDHAMRARTLRAELQWEKSRLAHQIRRMEQRGLVVREACLEDGRAPTVRLTDAGLAGIRSAAPAHAARLRELFFDALTGPGRRPARGEQGGAGPAAPNLPGRGAMTTAPGSGWSREPRPAAADGSSRRALGPVFKESQPLQERGDGDRGLARGRCLVVADGGCGTA, encoded by the coding sequence TTGGATTCGGGCATCTCCGAGTCCGACTTCGAGATGCTCGCCGCCCTCGCCGGCGCCCCGGACCACGCCATGCGGGCCCGGACGCTCCGGGCCGAGCTCCAGTGGGAGAAGAGCCGGCTCGCCCACCAGATCCGTCGGATGGAGCAGCGGGGCCTGGTCGTCCGGGAGGCGTGCCTGGAGGACGGCCGGGCACCCACGGTCCGGCTCACCGACGCAGGCCTGGCTGGCATCCGGTCTGCCGCGCCCGCCCACGCCGCCCGGCTCCGCGAGCTGTTCTTCGACGCGCTCACCGGCCCAGGTCGACGCCCTGCACGAGGCGAGCAGGGCGGTGCTGGCCCGGCTGCACCAAACCTGCCCGGCCGAGGCGCCATGACCACCGCCCCGGGAAGCGGTTGGAGCCGCGAACCACGGCCGGCCGCTGCGGACGGGAGCAGCCGCCGGGCACTTGGGCCCGTCTTCAAAGAGTCACAACCATTGCAGGAACGCGGCGACGGCGACCGTGGCCTGGCACGAGGTCGCTGTCTTGTCGTAGCGGATGGCGGTTGCGGCACTGCTTGA